A DNA window from Turicibacter sp. TJ11 contains the following coding sequences:
- the rpsM gene encoding 30S ribosomal protein S13 gives MARIAGVDIPRDKRVVISLTYIYGIGKPTAQQILAAAGVSEDTRVRDLTEDELNRIRAEVDKLKVEGDLRREVSLNIKRLMEIASFRGIRHRRSLPVRGQNTKNNARTRKGPRKTVANKKK, from the coding sequence ATGGCACGTATTGCTGGTGTAGATATTCCTCGCGATAAACGCGTTGTAATTTCATTAACATATATCTATGGTATTGGTAAACCAACAGCTCAACAAATCTTAGCAGCTGCTGGTGTATCAGAAGATACACGTGTACGTGATTTAACTGAAGATGAGTTAAACCGTATCCGTGCAGAAGTAGATAAATTAAAAGTAGAAGGAGACTTACGTCGTGAAGTTTCATTAAACATCAAACGTTTAATGGAGATCGCTTCATTCCGTGGAATCCGTCATCGTAGAAGTTTACCAGTACGCGGACAAAACACTAAAAACAATGCCCGTACTCGTAAAGGTCCACGTAAAACAGTTGCTAATAAGAAAAAATAG
- the cdaA gene encoding diadenylate cyclase CdaA, with protein MINTVINSVDSFKFFDLLLVGLDIYFVWLIIYYILKLIKSNVRAVQILKGVILIYIIDLVSQIFDLYTLNSLIGNIIDWGLLAIIIIFQPEIRSGLEQIGRNSTLNREQNKFVEHDVISILANSVEFLAKRRIGALIVIERGVKLDEFITPSTIIDGEISQELLTTIFVPTTPLHDGAIMIREEKLYCAGAYLPSTRREDINKSFGTRHRAAIGISEISDSVTLVVSEETGRYSIAYKGELKVYDRIDAFKNDLKQYLG; from the coding sequence TTGATTAATACAGTGATTAACTCAGTAGATAGCTTTAAGTTTTTTGATCTGCTATTAGTAGGTTTAGATATTTATTTTGTTTGGTTAATTATTTACTATATTTTAAAACTGATTAAGTCAAATGTTCGTGCCGTTCAAATTTTAAAAGGTGTTATCTTGATTTATATCATTGATTTAGTAAGCCAAATTTTTGATTTGTACACTTTGAATTCTTTGATTGGAAATATTATTGATTGGGGATTACTGGCCATTATTATTATTTTTCAACCAGAAATTCGTAGTGGGCTTGAGCAAATTGGACGTAATAGTACTTTAAATCGTGAACAAAATAAATTTGTAGAACATGATGTGATTAGTATTTTAGCTAATTCAGTTGAATTCCTTGCTAAACGACGTATTGGAGCTTTAATTGTTATTGAGCGAGGGGTTAAACTAGATGAATTTATTACACCATCGACAATTATTGATGGGGAAATTTCACAGGAGTTATTAACAACTATATTTGTTCCAACAACTCCATTACATGATGGAGCCATTATGATTCGTGAAGAAAAACTTTATTGTGCGGGTGCCTACCTTCCATCAACTAGACGGGAAGATATTAATAAATCTTTTGGAACACGACATCGTGCAGCTATTGGAATTAGTGAGATTTCTGATAGTGTGACATTGGTAGTTTCCGAAGAGACTGGACGTTATTCAATTGCCTATAAAGGTGAATTGAAAGTTTATGATCGTATTGATGCTTTTAAGAATGATTTAAAGCAGTACCTTGGTTAA
- the map gene encoding type I methionyl aminopeptidase: MIICKTPREVEIMREAGRIVALAHQEVQKHIKPGVTTKQLDQIVEDVIRSQGAIPSFKGYHGFPASICASVNDELVHGIPGNRVLKDGDIISIDIGAKYNGYHGDSAWTYPVGKISDEAQRLLDVTKQSLFVGLEQAKAGNRLSDISHAIQVYVESHNFSIVREYAGHGVGQDLHEDPSIPHYGPPGRGPRLKTGMTLAIEPMVNYGERYVRTLADNWTVVTRDKGLCAHFEHTVVITDDGYEILTKL, translated from the coding sequence ATGATTATTTGTAAGACTCCGCGCGAAGTTGAAATTATGCGAGAAGCTGGGCGTATTGTTGCTTTAGCTCATCAAGAGGTACAAAAGCACATTAAACCTGGTGTTACAACGAAACAATTAGATCAAATTGTAGAAGATGTAATTCGTAGTCAAGGCGCAATACCTTCTTTTAAAGGTTATCATGGATTCCCTGCAAGTATATGTGCATCAGTAAACGATGAACTTGTTCATGGTATTCCAGGAAATCGTGTTTTAAAAGATGGAGATATTATCTCTATTGATATAGGTGCGAAATATAATGGATATCACGGAGATTCAGCTTGGACTTATCCAGTTGGTAAAATTTCTGATGAAGCTCAAAGATTACTTGATGTTACGAAGCAATCATTATTTGTCGGTTTAGAACAAGCTAAAGCGGGAAATCGTTTATCAGATATCTCACATGCTATTCAAGTATATGTAGAATCTCATAACTTCTCGATTGTCCGTGAGTACGCTGGGCATGGTGTCGGTCAAGATCTACATGAAGATCCTTCAATTCCACACTATGGACCTCCTGGACGAGGACCAAGATTGAAAACAGGAATGACTTTAGCAATTGAGCCTATGGTTAATTATGGTGAAAGATACGTTCGTACTTTAGCTGATAATTGGACTGTAGTTACTCGTGATAAAGGTCTCTGTGCTCATTTCGAACATACTGTTGTCATTACTGACGATGGATATGAAATATTAACTAAGTTATAA
- the rplO gene encoding 50S ribosomal protein L15, giving the protein MKLHELTYTEGSRKDRKRIGRGHGSGQGKTAGKGHKGQNARSGGGVRLGFEGGQTPLFRRLPKRGFTNINRKEYAIVNLDQLNKFEDGTVVTAELLLETGVIKKLHSGLKVLGQGQLEKKLTVKAAKFSKTAEEQIAAQGGSIEVV; this is encoded by the coding sequence GTGAAATTACATGAGTTAACATATACTGAAGGGTCTCGTAAAGATAGAAAACGTATCGGACGTGGACACGGTTCAGGTCAAGGTAAAACTGCAGGTAAAGGACACAAAGGACAAAACGCACGTTCTGGTGGTGGAGTTCGTTTAGGATTCGAAGGTGGTCAAACTCCTTTATTCCGTCGTTTACCAAAACGTGGATTTACTAACATCAACCGTAAAGAATACGCTATCGTTAATTTAGATCAATTAAATAAATTCGAAGATGGAACAGTTGTTACTGCAGAACTTTTATTAGAAACTGGAGTAATTAAAAAATTACACTCTGGGCTTAAAGTTTTAGGACAAGGACAACTAGAAAAGAAATTAACTGTTAAAGCAGCTAAATTCTCAAAAACAGCAGAAGAACAAATTGCAGCTCAAGGTGGATCAATCGAGGTGGTATAA
- the infA gene encoding translation initiation factor IF-1, with amino-acid sequence MAKQDVIEVEATVIDNLPNAMFKVELENGHQLIAHVSGKIRMNFIRILPGDKVTVELSPYDLTRGRITYRHK; translated from the coding sequence ATGGCTAAGCAAGACGTTATTGAAGTAGAAGCTACCGTTATCGATAATTTGCCAAACGCTATGTTTAAAGTAGAATTAGAAAATGGTCATCAATTAATTGCTCACGTTTCTGGTAAAATCCGTATGAACTTCATTCGTATTTTACCAGGTGATAAAGTAACAGTAGAATTATCTCCTTATGATTTAACACGTGGGCGCATTACATATCGTCACAAATAG
- a CDS encoding DNA-directed RNA polymerase subunit alpha encodes MLEIEKPRIEVEEYIKDEFYGKFVIEPLKRGYGTTLGNSLRRVLLSSLPGAAVTSISIEGVQHEFTSIDGVVEDVTQIILNLKNLILSIDSEEVKELRIDVAREGAVTAADIECDEQVEIINPDLHIATLSATGRLRMTMKARRGNGYVGADDNKKLLESAGEIAIDSIYTPVTRVSYDVEKTRVGQDASYDKLTLEVWTNGSVNPQEAISLASKILVEHFSILVNLNEAGQLASFIVEREDEEKNKVLEMPIEELDLSVRSYNCLRRAGINTVEELARHSEEDMMKVRNLGKKSLKEVKDKLDELGLSLGCTK; translated from the coding sequence ATGTTAGAAATCGAAAAACCAAGAATTGAAGTTGAAGAATACATCAAAGATGAATTCTATGGGAAATTTGTTATTGAGCCTCTAAAACGTGGATATGGTACTACGTTAGGGAATTCCTTACGTCGAGTATTACTATCATCTCTTCCTGGAGCTGCAGTAACATCTATCTCAATAGAGGGAGTTCAACACGAATTCACATCTATCGATGGTGTAGTTGAAGATGTAACACAAATTATTTTAAATTTAAAAAACTTAATTTTATCTATTGATTCAGAGGAAGTTAAGGAATTACGTATTGATGTGGCTAGAGAAGGTGCAGTTACAGCTGCAGATATCGAATGTGACGAACAAGTAGAAATTATCAACCCTGACTTACACATTGCTACTTTATCAGCTACAGGTCGTTTACGAATGACAATGAAAGCTCGTCGTGGTAATGGATATGTAGGAGCAGACGATAATAAAAAATTACTTGAGAGTGCAGGAGAGATCGCGATCGACTCTATCTACACACCAGTAACTCGCGTATCATATGATGTTGAAAAAACTCGTGTGGGTCAAGATGCATCATATGATAAGTTAACATTAGAAGTTTGGACAAACGGAAGTGTTAATCCACAAGAAGCTATCTCTTTAGCATCAAAAATCTTAGTTGAACACTTCAGTATTCTTGTTAACTTAAATGAAGCAGGACAACTTGCATCATTTATTGTTGAACGTGAAGATGAAGAGAAAAACAAGGTATTAGAAATGCCAATCGAAGAGTTAGATTTATCTGTTCGTTCTTACAACTGTTTACGTCGTGCTGGAATCAATACAGTTGAAGAATTAGCTCGTCATTCTGAAGAAGATATGATGAAAGTTCGTAACTTAGGTAAAAAATCATTAAAAGAAGTTAAGGATAAACTTGACGAATTAGGATTAAGCTTAGGTTGCACTAAATAA
- a CDS encoding adenylate kinase — protein sequence MKIVFMGPPGAGKGTQAEKIIEKYQIPHISTGDMFRKAIKDQTELGMEAKRYMDQGALVPDHVTIGIVKDRLSESDCKSGFLLDGFPRTVDQAKALDEILTSLDSKIDYVINIDVDLDILKERLTGRRICRSCGATYHMVFNPPAVAGVCDKCGGELYQRKDDNEETVGNRLDVYVSQTKPLLDYYSLAGNLVNINGQQSIDLVFAEIQDVLGGNK from the coding sequence ATGAAAATCGTATTTATGGGGCCTCCGGGTGCTGGAAAAGGTACTCAGGCTGAAAAAATTATTGAAAAATATCAAATTCCACATATCTCAACTGGGGACATGTTTAGGAAAGCGATAAAAGACCAAACTGAATTAGGTATGGAAGCTAAGCGTTACATGGATCAAGGTGCATTAGTACCTGACCATGTTACAATTGGTATTGTAAAGGATCGCTTGTCTGAATCAGATTGCAAGTCGGGATTCCTGTTAGATGGTTTTCCACGAACAGTAGATCAGGCAAAAGCCTTAGATGAAATACTGACTTCTCTTGATTCAAAGATTGATTATGTAATTAATATTGATGTTGATTTAGACATTCTTAAAGAGCGCTTAACAGGACGTCGTATTTGTCGTTCATGTGGGGCAACTTATCACATGGTCTTCAATCCACCTGCTGTAGCTGGTGTTTGTGACAAGTGTGGTGGAGAATTATATCAACGTAAAGATGATAATGAAGAAACGGTTGGTAATCGCTTAGATGTTTACGTTAGTCAGACTAAACCTTTATTAGATTATTACTCTTTAGCCGGAAATCTTGTTAATATTAATGGTCAGCAATCAATTGATCTTGTATTTGCAGAAATCCAAGATGTACTTGGAGGCAATAAATAA
- the rpmJ gene encoding 50S ribosomal protein L36 — translation MKVRPSVKPICDKCKVIRRKGKVMVICENPKHKQKQG, via the coding sequence ATGAAAGTAAGACCATCTGTAAAACCTATCTGCGATAAATGTAAAGTTATTCGCCGTAAAGGAAAAGTAATGGTAATTTGTGAAAATCCAAAACATAAACAAAAACAAGGATAA
- the rpsK gene encoding 30S ribosomal protein S11: MARKQVSRKRRVKKNIATGVAHIHSTFNNTIVTITDPHGNAISWSSAGALGFKGSRKSTPFAAQMASEAAAKAAMDHGMKSVDVSVKGPGPGREAAIRALQAAGLDVTAIKDVTPVPHNGCRPPKHPRG; this comes from the coding sequence ATGGCACGTAAACAAGTTAGTCGTAAACGTCGTGTTAAAAAGAATATTGCTACAGGTGTAGCACATATCCACTCGACTTTCAATAATACAATTGTTACGATTACTGATCCTCATGGTAATGCAATCTCATGGTCAAGTGCAGGTGCATTAGGATTCAAAGGATCTCGTAAATCAACTCCATTCGCTGCTCAAATGGCATCAGAAGCTGCTGCTAAAGCTGCAATGGATCACGGAATGAAAAGTGTAGACGTATCAGTTAAAGGTCCTGGTCCTGGTCGTGAAGCAGCTATTCGTGCTTTACAAGCTGCAGGATTAGATGTAACAGCTATCAAAGACGTTACTCCAGTTCCTCATAACGGATGCCGTCCACCAAAACACCCACGTGGTTAA
- the rplQ gene encoding 50S ribosomal protein L17: MAYRKLGRLSHQRKAMLRDLSTDLIINERIVTTEARAKELRSVVEKLITLGKRGDLHARRQAAAYVRAEVANDETGATAVQKLFSDIAPRYAERNGGYTRILKVGPRRGDAADMVVIELV; encoded by the coding sequence GTGGCTTACAGAAAATTAGGACGTCTTAGTCATCAACGTAAAGCAATGTTACGTGATTTATCAACAGATTTAATCATCAACGAACGCATTGTAACAACTGAAGCTCGTGCAAAAGAATTACGTTCAGTAGTTGAGAAATTAATTACTTTAGGTAAACGTGGAGACTTACACGCTCGTCGTCAAGCAGCTGCATACGTACGTGCAGAAGTTGCTAACGATGAAACTGGAGCAACAGCTGTTCAAAAATTATTCTCTGACATCGCACCTCGTTACGCTGAGCGTAATGGTGGATATACTCGTATCTTAAAAGTTGGTCCTCGTCGTGGGGATGCAGCTGATATGGTTGTTATCGAGTTAGTATAA
- the secY gene encoding preprotein translocase subunit SecY, whose protein sequence is MATFSKVWKNADLRKKILFTLMIFVVYRIGSYIPVPTINTSVLEAYAQTPMLGFFDTLSGGALKRFSLFAMSISPYITASIVIQLLQMDVVPILSEWAKEGETGKRKLNQLTRYVTLVLAFVQAIAMSIGFDISMNGVLLESHSIVTYLYIALTMTAGTAVMIFLADQITSKGIGNGTSMIIVAGILSRVPYMLNDLYTKYLVNITVSNVLAFISVLALLALTIIAVIFLQSATRKLPIQYANRHNSAQLSGRKDSFIPLKLNSAGVIPVIFAASLVSLPLTVVNFLPESSVTNVIKAIFDYSQPIGFILYVVLIVAFTYFYAFVQVSPEKVAENLKKQGSYIPGVRPGVDTEEYLSKVLSRITFIGAIYLVVIAGLPILFGAITDLPSSVEIGGTSLLIVVGVAMETAKQIQTKTMDQKYRGFIK, encoded by the coding sequence ATGGCTACTTTCAGTAAAGTATGGAAGAACGCTGATTTACGTAAGAAGATCCTATTTACGCTGATGATCTTTGTTGTCTATCGTATTGGATCTTACATTCCTGTGCCAACCATCAACACATCTGTTTTAGAAGCATATGCACAAACTCCGATGCTAGGATTCTTTGATACATTAAGTGGAGGGGCATTGAAACGATTTTCATTGTTTGCGATGTCTATCTCTCCTTATATTACTGCATCAATTGTTATCCAATTGCTTCAGATGGATGTCGTACCAATTTTGTCTGAATGGGCAAAAGAAGGTGAAACTGGTAAACGTAAGTTAAACCAATTAACTCGTTATGTCACTTTAGTTCTTGCATTTGTTCAAGCTATTGCAATGTCAATCGGATTTGACATCTCAATGAATGGTGTTTTATTAGAAAGTCATTCAATAGTTACTTATTTATACATTGCATTAACTATGACAGCAGGTACAGCTGTTATGATTTTCCTTGCTGATCAAATTACTAGCAAGGGAATTGGTAATGGTACATCAATGATTATCGTAGCAGGTATTTTATCTCGTGTTCCATATATGCTAAACGATTTATACACGAAATACTTGGTAAATATAACAGTATCTAATGTGTTAGCATTTATTTCAGTGTTAGCATTATTAGCTCTGACAATTATTGCTGTTATATTCTTACAGAGCGCAACTAGAAAGTTACCAATTCAATATGCAAATAGACATAATTCTGCTCAGTTATCGGGACGTAAGGATTCATTTATTCCATTAAAGCTGAATTCAGCTGGAGTAATTCCTGTAATCTTTGCTGCTTCACTTGTAAGCTTACCGTTAACAGTAGTAAATTTTCTACCTGAATCAAGTGTAACTAATGTAATTAAAGCTATCTTTGATTACTCACAACCAATTGGGTTTATTTTATATGTTGTATTAATCGTTGCTTTCACTTACTTCTATGCTTTTGTACAAGTAAGTCCAGAAAAAGTAGCAGAAAACCTTAAAAAACAAGGATCATACATTCCGGGCGTAAGACCAGGTGTAGATACTGAAGAGTATTTATCAAAAGTTTTATCTCGTATCACTTTTATTGGAGCTATTTATTTAGTAGTCATTGCGGGCTTACCAATTTTATTTGGCGCAATCACTGATTTACCAAGTAGTGTTGAAATTGGTGGTACAAGCTTATTAATTGTTGTAGGTGTAGCGATGGAAACTGCTAAGCAAATCCAAACAAAAACAATGGATCAAAAATATAGAGGATTCATCAAATAA